From the genome of Anopheles funestus chromosome 2RL, idAnoFuneDA-416_04, whole genome shotgun sequence:
TGGAAGAGTGCCATCGACGAACAGTAAGGCAAAGATTAGCAACCCGCAATTCTCCCAGACCATCCACAGCGGCATCATCCGCTATGGATGAGGAGCTGGAACGGAAACTATGAGCAATCGTGTGAGGGCTCGAGAGCCCCCAGCGTGGAAGCTTCCGAGTGTCATGCCGCGGGCAATGCCGGACACGGGATTTAGTAGCAGCACCAGCCATTGTAGCAGTAGCAGCCGAACACCGATTCGGTTGGGCACCAGCATCACTAGCAGCAGTAGACGAGACACCAAGATGACCGGCGGCAGGATCCCGCAATCCGCTCGCATGCCCCGCAAGCTCCAGCGACCTTCCGGAAGATCACTTCTTTCGCGTCGCTTCCTCGCAAACCACCTGTCCGCTATCGTACCGATCGTTTTGCTGTTGATAGCCTTCTGCAGTGATTTTGCGTATCTGAGCGGTGATACTGATGGTGGGGGAGTGTTGGCCGATGAAGTGACCACCACCCCGCCCGAGGAAACATGGACAACGTCCAGCAACGAGAACGTTGGCACTGGAGAGGCGGCTCCATTCGGTAAGTACGAAGcagtgtttgttttcttactttaaagaaaaaaatgctgctTGCATTACTTTCGTCGTATGTCCCTTATATTCCTGGTGCACGAAATGATTAATGATATTTCGCATCCCACATGCTTTACCTTCGAAGCATTTAGCATCTTAAAGCTgttccatccatttttttcaTCTGCCTGGTGTATGGATGGGCAAGTAGAAAATAAGTTATTCGTGGATCGATACGCTTAGTATCTCCCTCGGGATGTGTGATATGATTTATGTGTTGGttatttttcttgcaaatGCTCATGGGCATCTGAAATGGATATCCCAAACGCAGCTTCCGAAGCCATACAATGGATGAGAAAAATTATTCCGAACCGAGATTGATTTTGACGTGCGGTTGGTAAtctaatttcaattaaacccCAGATATTCCTGAGTAGACAATGGTTGTGAAATAAGGAAAATGAGTCAGCTATTACCTTCGCCATGTTATCATTCAGTGGAAACATTATGAACACATTAACCACAAAATATaatgcataatttatgttaaGAGGCACAACTCCCTGGGATGATGAGTCTCACCTCATACCCCGATAGAGTGTTGAGAGGAACGATCGTATCTTtggataattaaataaattaacgaaCTAAATGAACTCGTAGCAAAAAATTTCTTAACTTATCTTAAAAGAGTCCAGCAGCAGTTACCACCTATCAATGCATAGTAACTGCGTTCATTGAAAGTTATTTATTCATCCAATTACCAAGGACTGGAGAAGGATTTTATAAACTACATAACAGAATATTGTTTCCAAACTCAGttactaattaaattaaagtttctttttttattacaaattaaaattgttgatttaaggcaaatgcaaatattcttttttcttatcatcatcatccatgtCAGTGATGACAAGTGACGTATACATAATGAAACGATCAGTACACAATGAACACATTCAATagtaaatacaaaacagaacaataataaatacacAATTCACATTTAGTTTCCATCCATGCTTTTTGTGGCATACGCCATTTATTATTACTAATGATTCTTCTTTTATTGAATTCGTCATTATTCACACAACAGTGGCCTTTACATGAGCTGTACATAATCTCTTGAACGTAGATATATTAATTGCGTTGACAATGCTTCTGGGCAACGTGTTGTCCACCAAATGAATATGGCTTTACATTTCCGATTAATATTATCTTTCGCAACATCAATCAATAATTCCAACAGTGTTAGCAGAAATCATATCCATGttgttaaaattgattttcttgcATGTCATGTCATACATATTGGACATGTAACTAGGACCATATTGTGTCCCGAGCAATGGCCATGGAATAGACATGTTTGTCCATCCAGAGGTTGTTTGTTCGGAACAAGCCGAATGTTGACACATTGTTTCTCATAATTGCCTATTACGTACGCTATCATAGAAAAGTGTTAATATAATTAATGAGTTCCCAGTTTCGtaatttgtgaaaaatgtaccgCCAATTCAGGATTAGGAGTATAAAGATATTTATGTTACAGCAgtgtactttatttttttgaggatttactgaaataatacaaaatgtttggagtaattattaatattaaatagaATTATACAAGTATTTATATAAGTGTGCTAACTCCTTAAGGACCATAGTGTTTAGGCTGCATTTTTCGACttttgtttgacttttttACGCGTAGATAAATCACGATAAAATGATAAACGATTTTCCTACAATCATCAAATTGGCCGTGAAATATTTCCGTTTTCCGTACCGTATTTCCGGAGTATTGCTCAGGAATATTGCTACATTTGACATGCATTCAGAAGAGATTCGCACTAGAGGATCTGAATCTGGTTGATATCTAAGTTAGTGTCCAAACCATCGTAACGATATCGGTGTCTGTTAAAAAGGTTTCTACCTTTTCACCGGTCTGGCATATCTGCTGCCACTGACCATTCTACATTGTACGCATAACTTTTACACAACAAATTCATTCGTACTCATACATATATCCCCATACTTGACGCCACAGCTACTAGGGCCAGCATGCCTGTAGATTTCACTGCTCCGTTAACATTAAAATCGCTGCGAATTGGTCTGACCAATTTTTATTACACGCCGTATTACACGCGTATTACACGCCTCGGTAGGCTGGTTCCTCGCCTTCCAAGCCTTAATAGGACGTTCAAAAAACTTTTACGCGATTTATAATCGCGAAATTTCTGGGCTAGTCTCGGACTCCATTCCAATGCTTTACCATTAGATGTCAACTTCTGGATACAGAATCCCTCGAAAGACACCGAGCAATAGCCCAATCGTCCTTCTTTTGTGCACTCGTGTTCAACGCAAAGGACATTGCAGACCTCATTGCTATGATCCTATTTCACATCGCACTCCATTTCCTACGTCCTCGCCCGGTGACGATCCTTTTGTTAATGCCGGTATTTTAACTCGTGTTGCCATATGTTCGACTTCAACATTTCTGACTCTTTGTTTGTGTCCCGCCTccggattttttaaaaatcctAATATCCCCGAACCTTTCCCATCTGCTAGATACTTCTACTTTTTCTACCAGAACTGATGATTTGTTAAACCATGAAGGACAACCATGGtgtcaaaataataataataacaatacaTACATACTTGGGAGATACAACAAATGTAACAATAACATATTAGGTAGGGTCATacagaaaaatatgtttttctgcTAAAACTATAAACATCCTGAGCTAAGCTGAACGCGAATGgagtaaacaaattatttgtaCTAATACATTTTGTGTATGATTTTGGATAATATTCAATGTACCAAATTGTGCTACTTTGAACTTATACTGCGTGTAAAAATTTACTTCATAAAATGGCTCAATATAATATGagaattttattccatttctctgtttttctacagaattttaaaattgttgctGCAAAACACGCAAAAAGCATTTTTCATAGCAACTTCTATAATTGGTCAAAactttgagaaattgtaagcCACCATGTGTTTGGCGTTTTTTTACCAGCTGGACAGCAAGGCAGCAAATAAATCCGTTTAACGTTGGTGAGAGTCGGCAGATGAAGGGAAATTCAttagaaatattaaataattgcCCATGGTACGAGGCGTAAAGGTAGCACTAAGATGGTGAAGCGGCGAATGATTGAAGCAACGTGGGTAGAGAGTTTTTGCGCGTTTTCCTCAATTTACCATAAATGTGGCGTAAGCGCCACAGCTCGTGCGTCTCGTTCATCCACCCGCAGGTGTACGCTTTTGGAAggacataaattttcatcatgATGCAAACCACCTCCCTGAGCACCATTTCACCACTTGACTGGTTTCGGCACGAGCTCCAAAGCACGTTACATCAAGCTTTCGGCACGTTCGTGGACTTTACGAGGGTGGGACCGAGAAGCTGCCGGGATTGGCAtggttttgtaatttaaaattttcattccccAAGCGACCAAGTCGTAGTAGCATAACCGTACGGCGGGAAGGCCTCCGAGTTCGGTGCCTCCGAATCGGTGGTATCGATAAGCCCGAAAATCATGGGCCGTGAAAATGTGCCTTTcgccccccccaaaaaaaaaccccacattTACTCGCGCTAATCccgcagaagaaaaaatattttgcaactTAATTAGACCGATGCTCTTGATGCAGCAGTAAAGTGTGGTGTCCGAGCAACGTCAAAAAGGCTTCATCAAACATGTGCGCTGGGAAATTATGATGGCATCAACGCATCATGTGCAATGTTTTTTACGCGAAACAGGCTTGATAACTACCGAACAAATTACATTCACCGGTGAAGGtgataaaaatgttgttttatcgTTTGCGCTTATCGGTTACTGTCGATTgcgaaaaaaaccaaaaacaaatagcGAATCTTCGTTattatcctttcctttttttatccaatgagcaaggaaaacaaaatgacaacCACCGGCACAGCACCGGCGGGTGAGCTATTTGTTGCGCTGGGAATACTAACGCGCCAATGGAACACCAAATTGTGGCAATGATTGAAAGggcatatatttttaattgtgttGCCAGGATTGTGTTTACAGTGTCGCCAGACAGCAGATTGTTCGAAATGGCTACAACTTTGGCTACTGAACATACATTGTACTGTAAATTATCAATCGATTTTCCGCTAATGACGTTAATGGGGCTTTCGCAACACAAGCAACACATTTTGATAGACGTTGCATTCAACAACTAACTATGTTATTATCTACTCAGATGAGTATAATCATTAACCGCTTTATGCTACATCGATAATTTGGGAAGTGCTAAATGACACACTAAACGAATTacttttgtttgaaaagaacTTATGGCAAACCTATTTTCAAGCGGATTGTTCACAAACAGACGCATTCTCTTAATTGTGTTAAGTGGAATAATTGTGCACAAGGATGACTTCGTACATATGTATGAAaagatgtttaaattaataacataACTTTACaccttaaatatttttaaatatttccattcCTATATAGAAAATGATAGGTAAGAAATACGCTCATGTTTGAAGGATATTATACAAAGTTTACTTTACCATGCTTGCGCTAGTATTATGTTCCGCTATCGCATGTCAAAATGTGTCCTATTAATATTTGATGTAGCAAAAATGAAGACACTtaaaaacaggaacaaatGCACGCTTTTATCTTAAACTCAGGAAATTTTGGAAGGTATGGATGaggatacattttttatttttagtttggAACGGGCAAACGCTTAACACTTTGCTAGATTGAATTTGTTGCCTTCCACGGGTGAGCGACCGAATGCCCGTGTGTAGACCTATAGTTGAGCAAAAGATACACCATAAAGAGCGCATTCCAAAGTTGGGTTTGAAAGGTttgaaatacaaacaaaaagtacACCAAACGCGAAGTGCCCTTCCAGTGCGTTATTCTGTGCTGTGTTGCGTCAAGCACTGGAAATAAGCACGTGTGTGAGCGAATACTGCCGAGGATTATGTTGCGATTTTTGGCACCTCCAAAACCTAACTAGGACTAAAGGGAATGGAAACACTTCGAGGTGTTGGGATAAAAACCCCGATTGTGTCAGTCccctcgtgtgtgtgtgtgtgtatccttACGAGGGTGCTAACCGATACCTCCagacttttttttggctggGTTATGCGCATGAAAGGGAAATCTGGAAGGTCGGTAAAGTAAGGTTTCTTGAAAATTCCACAGATTTTCGCATGAAGAGCCGAATGGTTCCCATGAAATTTACATGAGATTACAGCTATCGCTGTTGGGTATGTTTGGTGCTATTCTTATTGCTTCTACCTTTCGTTTCCCATGTTCCCGGGAGATGTGTATCCAACTTGTTTTGCATCACTATTGTTACGCTTTTAAaggtgtaaaatatttaaaactaagTACTTTCATTTACCTGCCGTACCCGTTTTAGACGTTTGAACTTTGACGTGCTTGTTGGAAGTTTCACcgattacctttttttgtgctacgCGTGGTTTAGCTTTTAATAGTACCAGCTGCGCCTggtaaagatttatttttgcaataaaaccacaaaaagTAACCATTTACTCGGTTTGGTTTACATTTCGCCTCATTACAGAAGATGTCAGACGCGGTTTAATGatttttcagtttgttttggttaatTGGAAGAGTTTCATAAAAAGGTTTTAGCTCCTTCTTATTCGGGTGACTAATGAAGGCGCAAAACAGAAGCTACCGAATTGTCAACATTGTCTCGGTTAATTGGTTGTTAATTGCGTTGATAGTAAATCTCGTTAATTGCCGCAAATTGTTCATTTCGAAAAATTGCACCATTATTACAGCTTATAATGGTTATGGCGGATTTTTTGTGATGTTtagatcaatattttttttttactgattgCTGTTAGTTTTCGAGAAAGGTAGTCATGCTCATGGTTTATTTCATAGTTATCACCGATACCGATGCTGTGGGGCCTAGGGATCGAGGGACTTTGCACACTTTCGATGCAGATGATTTGTTTCGATCGTTTGTCGTGCTACTTTGCTGTGTTTGGTTACCATGTCCCATCAACTCACAGCATGGTAGAGTTTTGCTCAGtcaatgaatattttaatgaagTCTAGCCGGCAACATAAATTGTGAAGAAAAGGCGCTTGCTGCTTcattaatgtttaattataTATCTACTCTCTTCCTCGGGTGACGCTGTATTTCAAGATACTTTGCCAAAATCTTGAACCCTTTTCTTGTTCAGCGATGAGTGGATACACGTTGTttggtgtttatttttctgatttttacgGTGGTTTGATTTATAGCATTTAGTTAATATAAGCTTTTTGCAACCACTAAATGCATCACcgtttataaattatttatttttactgggTTATTCTTggtttatttaatattaaaaaaaaactattttccatGGGTAGTTTTAAATATTGAGGATTCAGGATTAATGGAATTTATAGATGtatagaaaaaggaaatatggCAACACTctaatttgatattttcttttcttaaagTATATTTGTCGTGAAGTGACATTTTCATGTTTgtcgtttaaaataaaaatcacacaaacagTGGATATTACATAAAACAGGAAGAGTAAAACATTTGCTAACAATTTTCTTAACACCCAGGTGGTTGATACTCGTGTATTAAAAGCATAATTTCTACTGGCATGTAAAAGCTTGAAAACTGAAGTATCATGCTTAATACGATGAAAACTATGATACCTGACcacaaataaggaaaaaaaccactgGATTCGCCACTCCGTATCTTCTTTATATTattcatgtttctttttggtttgtctctgctggtttttgttgtgtattgattagtttattgtttattttttattattagaaATAGGTTTTCCGTTGTACGCCCGTTTCGCAAACcattttttaagtaaataGTTATGTCTAGCCGTCGCTTCACAGTACAATCATGCATGCGTTCCTATACTGGTGTGCGTGTGATAGCCTTAGATGCGACATCCTGCCTATCCGATTGGGATCGAGCAGTGATCAGATCGGTATCAGCATCCGAAGGACCAACAAGGATTGCTAATAAAAGCTGTGGTTCCATTTACATaacttaataataataatattactaACAAATTAGATAAAACTGTTTGATTAATAAAACGTTTAGTATcttatgtttttgttgaattCTTCGTATTACTTATATTACGCTGATCAAACAGGACTTGTATATGTTCAAATACCGTCCTATTTTCATCACGAAACAAAGCTAGACAACGATTACGATATTATAATAAATGCTATGAAGTTATTCAATTTATAGAGCATTTGTCTGGGTTGgcaaatggaggcgccttgtATCTCACaataaataatagtttttgCTGTGGACTGAATTATGAATTTACTGCTTACGACCGTTTTGAATTTATGCTTACGAATAGTTTCGACAGGTTTGGAATTTACTACTGAGCATTAACTTCAATGGCATCGACCATTTTTTCCATATTCTATCTTCATGTTATTTATATGATTATGTCAAATTAAATGTactgcgtgtttttttttctattttttattcacatcAACTGCTaatatttgatgtttttttatccaTTACAGATGCGTCAATCCGTGGTAGCAAAAAGTTTGGTGATAAATGCGAGAGCACCACTGAGTGTGGCTTCGCCGGATCGTTCTGCGATCCGAAGAAGCATACATGTCAGTGTACTGTCGATTTACCAGCAACCAATCACATTGATAAATGTGGCAAAAGTAAGTAAAATCATCACATCGACTGTATTTCTATCTATAGTGTAAATATGAATTTTACTTTGAGTAATGGTACGTAATTTAATTGCGTACtaattatgattattttcaaaagtttAGTAATTAACGGAAATAGTACAATAAAACGTACTatcaatgcatttttttaaccatgaaattttaattgatccTCTTTTCGTTGTAAAAAGTTTGACAGATTCTGtgcattacaattttttaaggAAGAATGCAAGAATGCTTTTTATCGATAGCACTGAACAAACTGAAGCGTCATGCTATTTGAAAATAGTTTGTTCCCATCCCTTGCCGCCATCGTTTTCCTATTGCTAGTTACCACTATCGACAAATGGTACGTATTCTATCTTTCCTGTCGAATGCTGCTGTGGTACAGATGTATCCAGTTTCCCGCTTCATTCATCATTACTGAAAGCTGTCTATGATAAAATAGACATGCTTTACTTTTGTTCCGACGCCACTGGGTGATACAACGTAAGGAAAAGTGCTTCCTGATCATCCTACATATATGTTCAGACATTTTATCCTATGGTGGTTTCGAGCGGTTTTTATCCATAATCGTTTTCAGCGCAATTCAATTTACATCTTATGTATTTTTGTGCTCGATGGTGTTATGCACCAACGGTTTGTACACGTTCGATTACAATCTACATGTTACGGATGCGTCTCTTCTTTGTGTGTTGTGAATGCTGTAGTTATGGTTGTCAGACACAGCTTTACCTACATTGTGTAAACTGCCGTTGCACATACGGAAATTGGCATGAAGGCAGTACAGATAAATCTGATCACAGTTGTAGGAAGTGTCAACTGACAATAAATGCATTACCACGCGCTCTGAGAGTTTTTCGCTTCTGTATATCTTTGAAATGTTCAGAATGAAGATATGGgccatattttgaaaaaatatttttcatattcgTTAGTGGaaatattgttgtttgttttttttttataaataaaaaagacattAAGAATGGGAAAACTCATAATCCATTAATCATCATTTTTACGTACAATAATGTAAAATATACATGaatacttaaaactaggtttATATAATTCAGCTATTGCGGTTGGTAAACGGTAATGTCACGGTGTGTTAATACCACTCCTTCCTGTTCTTTTCAATTCTTTTCTCTTTATCATTTACGTCCATGTCTGACATACAAGCGTACCAAACAGACAAATCCccttttggaaaatgaaaattgtgcCATCGCATATTAAACATGAACATGACCGCTACGTATTGTAGCACCACACATCCGGTGTGTGATAAATATTGCAATTTTCTGGTTGGTAGAAGCGACCACCAGGATGCGGAAAATGGTaggaaatgcaaaaataaCTACCGATTATCCAATTCCGGCAATATCCAGCGCGGTATGTCCACTAGGAAGATTATGATTGCACAAACCGCGTGACATGAATCGTTTAGTAGTATCGAAGTCTCGAAGGACTTTTCTGTAATTTATGttagttaaaaaatgttatacaACTTGTTAGCATATGAAGACATCTACGTAAAATCgttattgttgttttgatatttattttatgtgtaaataataatttaacaaaaccgACTAAGTcgagtttaaaattaaagacTTTGAAACTTTGAAACGGAAAGGTACCGAAACGTGAAACATTGCTTACCAAATATTTAATGAAAGGGATCAATCATTTCACCTTTGGCGAAGAATGGAAATTTAGCATTTCCGTCCTGGTTTCCATTACTTCACTTCAATGGTTACGCTAGTCAAAGGGTCGACGTCAAATGTTATTGACACGAGACAAGATTATCTGAAACTAATTAACTTGTCTTATTTCCTTTACCTTTTCCAACAAGGGTAAGGTGAACGTATGGGGATAAAGTTAAAAGCAAGCTAAAGCTAAAACTGCTCGGTGGCTAAATTGTGGGCTTTGTTTGTGGTTGACCGACCGTGTTTCTAACAAGCTACCCTTCGAGAAGCGGAGACCACTAgtttttggtttggtaaaAGATACTTTAACGTCCGTAGGATTAAACTATCGCGATACCGATGTCGTGACATCGATCGTTATCGGtgttggaaatgttttttttcaccctaGATTACTTTACATATTCGTAAGTCAGCGAATGGGCAGGCACTCTTTAGCTCCAGTAATATGAAGGTTTGGTACAATGTATTCCTGCCAGATGGGAGGGGTTCATCATGTCAATCGATTTTGGCATTTGAATAAACCATGTTACATTCCAACAGTGTTCTTTGTTTTGGATATATGTATATAgcaattgatttgtttaaagTTAATTCTAAAGTATTTTACAGTTGGCcagttatttatatttttatgttttaaaaatttctatAATAAGCGCTTGTTTTCGAAACTCGCTGCAGGAAtcaatttagtaaaatttcgGTTTAGAAACTCACATAAGAAAATTGCTTTCTTACATAGGTTTGCAGTAATAATTTTGGAAGTTGATTGTGCCAACCCAAACATTAACTATGCTATAGATTAAATCAAGCGCCTTACGATGTACAAAGCGATCAggacaaaaagaaacataactTGTGAAGAGCAAAAGCTTTCCAACCCTTGGAGCAGAGGAGGGACACAGCAAACCACTGAGGGACAACACAGCAAAATGAACGGTTGACTTGAGGTTGCGTGTTCCAAAATCAGATTCTTTACGGGCAGGAGGTAAAGTAAACAGTTGTGTAAACAAGCCGGAATTGTGTGAGACATTTTCCCAAAAGTGTCCCTGATAGCACTTTCCATTCAGTAAAATATTTCTAGAAGACAAAGGATAGAGAATCGAAAAGCTCCTTCGAGATAAACTTAAATAAACTTCCATATCAATTGTCACGCAGTGTACCACACATCTGCGCTAGTGATAACAAGGGttaagaaaacgaaacatttgatTTGGGCACATTGTTTACTTAACACTTTCAAATTTTCAAGAACTGCCGACTCGAACGATTTGTTAAAATTAGCAGTAGATAAATTAGATGATTCTACATCTTTTTTGCTGTTACATTTACTGTGTTGCGATAACAtgccttctttttgtttttatttagaaCGACAAGTGAACGAAACATGCTTCTTCAGTGAACAATGCGAAGCTATGACAGAACAAACGGAATGTCGTGATGGACGGTGCATCTGCCTTTTTGagatgaatcctttcttcaaACCGGATGGCAGCGTCGAATGTCGAGGTAGGAGGTTTAGTGCTTATGCTTATGTTTCGAAGGAAACAATTATTTCACTAAATTGCAACActattgtttttctctttcgtttcGGACATCTTCTAGCCCCGATCAATAAGCCGATAGAACCGGAAAAGTACATCGATCCGGCAATGATTGGTGTTCTAGTGGCAATGGCAGTCATGTTTATCATCATTTGCGTGGTCCTTCGCTTATTCAGCAAGTAAGTGTTTCTAACAAATGTTCCTACTCTTAAGCTAATCATTGGTCATAagattgctgttgttggttgcACCTTCTTTGCCATGTTCTTCAACCAATTTCCGGAAGAAACCATCCGGGATTTGGAGTAGCTTTTGGGGTGTATCAAACTCTACCATTTGTCCAGCATCTATAACCAACACTCGATCATTGTCCAAAATTGTATGCAAACGGTGTGCTATCGTCAGAACGGTGCAATCATGAAACTGTGTCCTGATTGTACGTTGAATCAGTGTGTCCGTTCTGAAAAAAGAATGGTTAATTAAGCGATGAaactttatttcctttttcgctAAACCTACTTGGGATCCACGCTGGCGGTGGCTTCGTCGAGTATCAATATTTTACTGCCCTTCAGGATCGCCCTAGCCAAACAGATCAATTGCCGTTGGCCAGCGCTCAAATTGGTGCCTCCTTCCGACATCTTCGTATTTAAACCTCCGGCTAGTGCGCTTATGGTGGTTTTTAATTCAACCTGTTCGATGTCGACCGGTTTCGAAATTGTTAAACAGTAGCCGAAAGTTAACCACGGGTACGGGATATTCATTTAGAAGATAAACAAGAAAAGTACAATATAAAATGAACCCTAAAAATTGCGAACGCACTGTACCGCTACGGGTATAAAAAATGTGCTAAACGTTCAAATTGGTGAAGAAATGTGTTACGATTAAATATTCAACCTCCGGTGGCTTACCTGCTCGAGTGCTTTCCACAGTCGCTCATCTGGCGTCCGCTCGTCCGGATCCAAATTGCTTCGCAAACTGCCTGAGAATATGACCGGATCCTGGGGAATTATCGAGATGCGGCCACGACACTGCCGCAGCGGCACCGAACCGATATTGATTCCGTCAATCTCGATGATACCATCACCGTCGTGCAACGGTGTTAGACGAAAGAGTGCCTGAATTATTGAGGACTTGCCAGCGCCGGTACGCCCAACAATTCCAACATGCTCCTACGCATGGTTTCATGACCAGGCAGTAGTAGTAGAGGTAGTAGTTGTAGCAGCAGGTGGTAGGTTACCCGAGTCGGAAAATTTGCCGGAAAGAAAGAACATGACCGGTGATGAAATGACGGTTCTTTTATTTCCTATACCTTTCGTCATAATGGaactgacttttttttcttttttcgtaaAATGCTCTCAAATTGAGGCGCAAAAAAATGATAAGGGTTCGAACGGACGAAGCACAGAAGGgatgtgtattttattttaagcaaaaacTGAAACACCTAAAACCTGCTTCATTTCACCATGGGACAAAGAATAACAGTGAAGGTAACGATCGTTGATAACGTCTCGAAATGGATCATGCAGGTGGTAGAGATATAAGGGTTAGTAAAAATCGAAACGAACCGAAGATTCGACAGTTATGGTTATAATTTAATCAACCGAAGATAAACCGAGTCAATTCGGGCCAATCACACGCGTCGCCCATTTTCGTCCGAGATGTGTACGTGTTTTTCAATTATAAATCAAAGGCATTCCAAGGACAGTAGCaacacttttgcaaaaaaattatctttcgcACGCATGGGTTAGTGTTTTAAACTATTCAGGATATTGCTTCGCTTTTATACCACCCATCTGCTCTAGCACCACAacctttttcgaaacaa
Proteins encoded in this window:
- the LOC125774906 gene encoding uncharacterized protein LOC125774906, encoding MPDTGFSSSTSHCSSSSRTPIRLGTSITSSSRRDTKMTGGRIPQSARMPRKLQRPSGRSLLSRRFLANHLSAIVPIVLLLIAFCSDFAYLSGDTDGGGVLADEVTTTPPEETWTTSSNENVGTGEAAPFDASIRGSKKFGDKCESTTECGFAGSFCDPKKHTCQCTVDLPATNHIDKCGKTPINKPIEPEKYIDPAMIGVLVAMAVMFIIICVVLRLFSK